A genomic stretch from Cellulomonas sp. KRMCY2 includes:
- a CDS encoding NAD(P)/FAD-dependent oxidoreductase: protein MPAHRDLTSADPPDDLTHDLTHDLGGPLRSIVVVGGGLAGSQAVHALRDHGFDGHVTLVGAEDVEPYDRPPLSKELFTRAEPAWLRAELGIDLDRADDVRLGEAATGLQVGAHGVTIRTTTGSVAADAAVLATGAHAVRPAGWETALTLHTAADAARLRTALTPGARLVIVGAGWIGAEVAGVAAGAGVDVTVVEAAPAPSATALGVPVGALTIPWYAAAGVRLLTGTGVVRVAAGQVELADGRVLDADVVLAAVGARPSSAWIGDALPVAADGSIAVDGGYRVPGTRGRVVAVGDLARRRSARHGWVPGGHWDGALRGPAVAVRTLLGTAGDGPPHDVAPYVFSTQLGHELAMVGAPGPEDDVVLRGTGDDHAAAEFTALWFTAGTDELTAVLAVDRPRDVGAARRLFTAPALPHLDRAVAADPARPLRDAHRP, encoded by the coding sequence GTGCCGGCCCACCGCGACCTCACGTCAGCCGACCCGCCCGACGACCTGACCCACGACCTGACCCACGACCTGGGCGGGCCGTTGCGCTCGATCGTCGTCGTGGGCGGCGGGCTCGCCGGGAGCCAGGCGGTCCACGCCCTGCGCGACCACGGCTTCGACGGGCACGTGACCCTCGTCGGGGCTGAGGACGTCGAACCCTACGACCGGCCGCCGCTGTCCAAGGAGCTGTTCACCCGCGCCGAGCCGGCCTGGCTCCGGGCGGAGCTGGGCATCGACCTCGACCGGGCGGACGACGTCCGGCTCGGCGAGGCCGCGACCGGCCTGCAGGTCGGCGCGCACGGTGTGACGATCCGGACGACCACCGGGTCGGTCGCAGCAGACGCGGCCGTCCTGGCGACCGGCGCGCACGCCGTCCGGCCGGCCGGGTGGGAGACGGCCCTGACCCTGCACACGGCCGCCGACGCCGCCCGGCTCCGGACGGCGCTGACGCCCGGAGCACGGCTGGTGATCGTCGGAGCGGGCTGGATCGGCGCCGAGGTGGCCGGCGTCGCGGCCGGCGCCGGGGTGGACGTGACGGTGGTCGAGGCCGCGCCCGCGCCGTCCGCGACAGCCCTCGGCGTCCCGGTCGGTGCCCTCACGATCCCCTGGTACGCGGCGGCCGGTGTCCGCCTGCTGACCGGGACCGGTGTGGTCCGCGTCGCAGCCGGGCAGGTCGAGCTCGCCGACGGGCGGGTCCTCGACGCCGACGTCGTGCTCGCCGCGGTCGGCGCCCGGCCGTCCTCGGCCTGGATCGGCGACGCCCTGCCGGTGGCCGCGGACGGCTCGATCGCCGTCGACGGGGGCTACCGCGTGCCCGGCACCCGCGGCCGGGTCGTGGCCGTCGGCGACCTGGCCCGCCGACGTTCCGCGCGGCACGGCTGGGTCCCCGGGGGGCACTGGGACGGCGCCCTGCGCGGGCCGGCGGTGGCGGTCCGCACCTTGCTCGGCACGGCCGGCGACGGACCGCCGCACGACGTGGCGCCGTACGTCTTCTCGACGCAGCTGGGCCATGAGCTGGCGATGGTCGGCGCACCCGGCCCGGAGGACGACGTCGTGCTCCGCGGGACGGGTGACGATCACGCGGCTGCGGAGTTCACGGCGCTGTGGTTCACCGCCGGGACCGACGAGCTCACCGCCGTGCTGGCGGTCGACCGACCCCGCGACGTCGGGGCAGCCCGCCGGCTCTTCACCGCGCCGGCGCTGCCCCACCTCGACCGCGCCGTCGCCGCCGACCCGGCCCGCCCCCTGCGCGACGCCCACCGCCCCTGA
- a CDS encoding aquaporin produces MSTNDPTPIDPAVTDAAAGAAPELGTVDDAPGSAPVDDVADDDTDTPVGFGGFIPTTSATDAGGPGVAARIGAEALGTFALVIVTLGTVLYSPLSGAGAFGSALAAGLVLAAATATLGHVSGGHFNPAVTLGSAIAGRTPWLDLPLYWLAQLVGGVAAAAVLFSTIPSGLPGLLQLTDAGELWAMTANGWDSGSPLWAMSGDTVGFDLKAALLLETVAAALLVAVVLGARHRRALPGAAPIAIGFTYAALLLVLSPVTGASLNPARSTASAIFAGGDAIGQVWLFWAAPLLGAAIAGLAWFAFAGTSVEDEAIDAIDAQDDGEPVPDRY; encoded by the coding sequence ATGTCCACCAACGACCCCACCCCCATCGACCCGGCCGTGACCGACGCCGCGGCAGGCGCTGCCCCCGAGCTCGGGACCGTCGACGACGCGCCCGGCTCCGCACCGGTCGACGACGTCGCGGACGACGACACCGACACGCCCGTCGGCTTCGGCGGCTTCATCCCGACGACCTCCGCTACGGACGCCGGCGGCCCCGGCGTGGCCGCGCGGATCGGCGCCGAGGCGCTCGGCACCTTCGCCCTGGTGATCGTGACGCTCGGGACCGTGCTGTACAGCCCACTGAGCGGCGCCGGTGCGTTCGGCAGCGCGCTCGCGGCGGGCCTGGTCCTCGCCGCCGCCACAGCGACCCTCGGGCACGTCTCGGGTGGCCACTTCAACCCGGCCGTCACGCTCGGCTCGGCGATCGCGGGCCGGACGCCCTGGCTCGACCTCCCGCTCTACTGGCTCGCACAGCTGGTCGGCGGGGTCGCGGCTGCCGCCGTCCTCTTCTCGACGATCCCGAGCGGGCTGCCTGGCCTGCTCCAGCTGACCGATGCCGGTGAGCTCTGGGCCATGACGGCCAACGGCTGGGACAGCGGCTCACCGCTCTGGGCGATGTCCGGCGACACCGTCGGCTTCGACCTCAAGGCCGCCCTGCTGCTGGAGACCGTCGCCGCAGCGCTCCTGGTCGCCGTCGTGCTGGGCGCCCGGCACCGCCGCGCGCTGCCGGGTGCGGCCCCGATCGCGATCGGGTTCACCTACGCCGCCCTGCTGCTCGTGCTCAGCCCGGTCACCGGCGCGTCGCTCAACCCGGCACGCTCGACCGCGTCGGCGATCTTCGCCGGGGGCGACGCGATCGGACAGGTGTGGCTGTTCTGGGCCGCGCCCCTGCTCGGTGCGGCGATCGCCGGACTGGCATGGTTCGCGTTCGCCGGCACGTCCGTCGAGGACGAGGCGATCGACGCGATCGACGCTCAGGACGACGGGGAGCCGGTGCCCGACCGGTACTGA
- a CDS encoding NADP-dependent isocitrate dehydrogenase, whose amino-acid sequence MGKIKVVGPVVELDGDEMTRIIWQVIKDRLIHPYLDIDLRYYDLSIENRDATDDQVTIDAAYAIKEHGVGVKCATITPDEARVAEFGLKKMWVSPNGTIRNILGGVVFREPIIISNIPRLVPGWNKPIIIGRHAFGDQYRATNFKVPGAGTLTLTFTPADGSEPITQEVVTYPEGGGVAMGMYNFNDSIRDFARASLAYGLQRGYPVYLSTKNTILKAYDGAFKDIFAEVFETEFAEAFAAAGLTYEHRLIDDMVAAAMKWEGGYVWACKNYDGDVQSDTVAQGFGSLGLMTSVLMTPDGRTVEAEAAHGTVTRHYRQHQAGRPTSTNPIASIFAWTGGLRHRGTLDGTPEVTAFAQTLEDVVVATVESGKMTKDLALLVGPEQPWLTTEDFLAALDENLAARLGRSAGSKEI is encoded by the coding sequence ATGGGCAAGATCAAGGTCGTCGGGCCGGTCGTCGAGCTGGACGGCGACGAGATGACCCGGATCATCTGGCAGGTCATCAAGGACCGCCTGATCCACCCCTACCTGGACATCGACCTGCGGTACTACGACCTGTCGATCGAGAACCGCGACGCGACCGACGACCAGGTCACGATCGACGCTGCGTACGCCATCAAGGAGCACGGCGTCGGCGTCAAGTGCGCGACCATCACGCCGGACGAGGCACGGGTGGCGGAGTTCGGCCTCAAGAAGATGTGGGTCTCGCCCAACGGGACGATCCGCAACATCCTCGGCGGCGTCGTGTTCCGCGAGCCGATCATCATCTCGAACATCCCGCGGCTGGTCCCGGGCTGGAACAAGCCGATCATCATCGGCCGGCACGCCTTCGGCGACCAGTACCGGGCGACCAACTTCAAGGTGCCCGGTGCCGGCACCCTGACCTTGACCTTCACGCCGGCGGACGGCTCGGAGCCGATCACGCAGGAGGTCGTGACCTACCCCGAGGGCGGCGGTGTCGCGATGGGGATGTACAACTTCAACGACTCGATCCGGGACTTCGCCCGGGCGTCCCTCGCCTACGGCCTGCAGCGCGGGTACCCGGTCTACCTGTCGACCAAGAACACGATCCTCAAGGCCTACGACGGCGCGTTCAAGGACATCTTCGCGGAGGTGTTCGAGACCGAGTTCGCCGAGGCGTTCGCCGCGGCCGGCCTGACCTACGAGCACCGCCTGATCGACGACATGGTCGCCGCGGCGATGAAGTGGGAGGGCGGCTACGTCTGGGCCTGCAAGAACTACGACGGCGACGTCCAGTCGGACACCGTCGCCCAGGGCTTCGGCTCGCTCGGGCTGATGACGTCGGTACTCATGACGCCGGATGGCCGGACCGTCGAGGCCGAGGCCGCGCACGGCACCGTCACCCGGCACTACCGCCAGCACCAGGCCGGCAGACCGACCTCGACCAACCCGATCGCGTCGATCTTCGCCTGGACCGGCGGGTTGCGGCACCGCGGCACGCTCGACGGCACGCCCGAGGTCACCGCGTTCGCCCAGACCCTCGAGGACGTCGTCGTCGCGACAGTCGAGAGCGGCAAGATGACCAAGGACCTGGCCCTGCTCGTCGGTCCGGAGCAGCCCTGGTTGACCACCGAGGACTTCCTCGCTGCACTGGATGAGAACCTCGCCGCACGCCTCGGTCGATCAGCAGGCTCGAAGGAGATCTGA
- a CDS encoding malate dehydrogenase, which yields MAPPNPSAHPVTVTVTGAAGQIGYSLLFRIASGAMLGTGTPVRLRLLEIPQGMKAAEGTAMELHDCAFPLLESVEIYDDARAAFDGVNVALLVGARPRGPGMERSDLLAANGGIFGPQGEAINAGAADDVRVLVVGNPANTNALIAQAHAPDVPAERFTAMTRLDHNRALSQLAHKSGVGVRRIKRVTIWGNHSATQYPDIFHATIGGRPAVDVVGDSGWLEHVFIPTVAKRGAAIIETRGASSAASAANAAIDHVHSWVLGTPEGTWTSAGIVSDGSYGVPEGLICSFPVTSVNGRWQIVQGLEINDFSRARIDASIAELVEERDAVHELGLL from the coding sequence ATGGCCCCCCCGAACCCCAGCGCCCACCCGGTCACCGTCACGGTGACCGGTGCGGCCGGCCAGATCGGCTACTCGCTGCTGTTCCGCATCGCGTCCGGCGCGATGCTGGGCACCGGCACCCCCGTGCGGCTCCGGCTGCTGGAGATCCCCCAAGGGATGAAGGCCGCCGAGGGCACGGCGATGGAGCTGCACGACTGCGCCTTCCCCCTGCTGGAGTCGGTCGAGATCTACGACGACGCGCGCGCCGCGTTCGACGGGGTCAACGTCGCCCTCCTGGTCGGTGCGCGCCCGCGCGGACCGGGCATGGAGCGCAGCGACCTCCTGGCGGCCAACGGCGGGATCTTCGGGCCGCAGGGTGAGGCGATCAACGCGGGAGCCGCCGACGACGTCCGCGTCCTGGTGGTCGGGAACCCGGCGAACACCAACGCCCTGATCGCCCAGGCGCACGCCCCCGACGTCCCGGCGGAGCGGTTCACGGCGATGACGCGTCTCGACCACAACCGCGCGTTGTCCCAGCTCGCCCACAAGTCCGGCGTCGGTGTCCGGCGGATCAAGCGGGTCACGATCTGGGGCAACCACTCGGCCACCCAGTACCCGGACATCTTCCACGCGACGATCGGCGGCCGGCCGGCCGTCGACGTCGTCGGCGACAGCGGGTGGCTCGAGCACGTCTTCATCCCGACGGTCGCCAAGCGCGGCGCGGCGATCATCGAGACACGCGGCGCGTCGTCGGCAGCGTCGGCGGCCAACGCGGCGATCGACCACGTGCACTCCTGGGTGCTCGGCACCCCCGAGGGGACCTGGACGTCGGCCGGCATCGTGTCCGACGGCTCCTACGGCGTGCCGGAGGGTCTCATCTGCTCGTTCCCGGTCACCTCGGTCAACGGCAGGTGGCAGATCGTCCAGGGGCTCGAGATCAACGACTTCTCGCGGGCCAGGATCGACGCGTCGATCGCCGAGCTCGTCGAGGAGCGCGACGCCGTCCACGAGCTCGGCCTGCTCTGA
- a CDS encoding DUF167 domain-containing protein, translated as MADTWARVAVRVRPGASRTRVGGAYADRLVVAVSARAVEGAATEAVLEAVARAFGVRRRHVRLLTGATSRDKVIEIDSPAAAVAQRLVELLEG; from the coding sequence GTGGCTGACACCTGGGCCCGGGTGGCCGTCCGGGTGCGGCCGGGTGCGTCCCGGACGCGGGTCGGCGGTGCGTACGCCGATCGGCTCGTCGTCGCGGTGAGCGCCCGCGCGGTCGAGGGCGCCGCGACCGAAGCGGTGCTCGAGGCGGTCGCCAGGGCCTTCGGCGTCCGACGACGTCACGTCCGGCTGCTCACCGGTGCGACCAGTCGCGACAAGGTGATCGAGATCGACAGCCCCGCTGCCGCTGTCGCTCAGCGCCTCGTGGAGCTCCTCGAGGGCTGA